The Oharaeibacter diazotrophicus genome includes a window with the following:
- a CDS encoding MauE/DoxX family redox-associated membrane protein translates to MTTEPWFALVAATAVAMTALVFARAALHKLWDFTSFTGFVADYGLLAEPLVKPVSAALVAAELAVVASTLVPSAHGVAAGLALVLFAVYAGAMAAAMRAGRDRVECGCGGAPQPLSWTLVARNGALAAVAALGLFSAPAALDAAEAAAVLACGFALWVAFLLADQILANAAFIRLRP, encoded by the coding sequence GTGACGACCGAGCCCTGGTTCGCCCTGGTCGCGGCCACCGCGGTGGCCATGACCGCGCTGGTGTTCGCGCGGGCGGCCCTGCACAAGCTGTGGGACTTCACGTCCTTCACCGGCTTCGTCGCCGACTACGGCCTCTTGGCCGAACCGCTGGTGAAGCCGGTGTCGGCGGCGCTCGTCGCCGCCGAGCTGGCGGTGGTCGCCTCGACGCTGGTGCCGTCGGCGCACGGGGTCGCGGCCGGTCTCGCCTTGGTCCTGTTCGCGGTCTACGCCGGTGCCATGGCGGCGGCGATGCGGGCGGGGCGCGACCGGGTCGAGTGCGGCTGCGGCGGCGCTCCGCAGCCGCTGTCGTGGACGCTGGTCGCCCGCAACGGCGCGCTCGCCGCGGTGGCGGCGCTCGGGCTGTTCTCGGCGCCGGCGGCCCTCGACGCGGCCGAGGCCGCGGCGGTGCTCGCCTGCGGCTTCGCGCTCTGGGTCGCCTTCCTGCTCGCCGACCAGATCCTCGCCAACGCGGCCTTCATCCGCCTCAGGCCCTGA
- a CDS encoding amine dehydrogenase large subunit — protein sequence MKRVAVLAAAMAVAVPALAEDAEFKPETVGLKETIDPGPNVFVYQQEWKGAGSIAVYGKDDLAFKGLMTSGSMGTMLLAPGGKTAYTQSTYMKRITWGDIEQVLQVFDVATLTPVKEIALPPKAAMTLGYAPMLQQSADGKYVYVQNATPAASVTVVDPVAGTVLQEIPTPGCWGVYPTGEGYAFSMLCGDGSVSRFALGADGKTAEKTGSEKVFDPDADALFVSGVKVSDGWLFPSFGGNLYHVADGAAVPKLVEKFPVAEGVEGGWAPGSYGLAALDAKNGVLFLSMHPEAKEGSHKDLAKEVWAIDLATRKVLSRSPVEELATIAVDGADASVLVGLTEDYRVIRYTVDPKAGYALTKTVENKTTGFSMLATVTP from the coding sequence ATGAAGCGCGTGGCGGTCCTGGCGGCGGCGATGGCCGTCGCGGTTCCGGCTCTGGCCGAGGACGCGGAGTTCAAGCCCGAGACGGTCGGGCTGAAGGAGACGATCGACCCCGGTCCGAACGTCTTCGTCTATCAGCAGGAATGGAAGGGTGCCGGCTCGATCGCCGTCTACGGCAAGGACGATCTCGCCTTCAAGGGCCTGATGACGTCCGGCAGCATGGGCACCATGCTGCTCGCGCCGGGCGGCAAGACCGCCTACACCCAGTCCACCTACATGAAGCGCATCACCTGGGGCGACATCGAGCAGGTGCTCCAGGTCTTCGACGTGGCGACGCTGACGCCCGTCAAGGAGATCGCGCTGCCGCCGAAGGCGGCGATGACGCTCGGCTACGCGCCGATGCTGCAGCAGAGCGCCGACGGCAAGTACGTCTACGTCCAGAACGCCACGCCCGCCGCCTCGGTGACCGTGGTCGACCCGGTCGCCGGCACGGTGCTCCAGGAGATCCCGACCCCCGGCTGCTGGGGCGTCTATCCCACCGGCGAGGGCTACGCCTTCTCGATGCTGTGCGGCGACGGCTCGGTGAGCCGTTTCGCGCTCGGCGCCGACGGCAAGACCGCCGAGAAGACCGGCTCCGAGAAGGTGTTCGACCCGGATGCCGACGCGCTGTTCGTCAGCGGCGTCAAGGTGTCCGACGGCTGGCTGTTCCCGTCCTTCGGCGGCAACCTCTACCATGTCGCCGACGGCGCCGCGGTGCCGAAGCTCGTCGAGAAGTTCCCGGTCGCCGAGGGCGTCGAGGGCGGCTGGGCCCCCGGCAGCTACGGCCTCGCGGCGCTCGACGCCAAGAACGGCGTGCTGTTCCTGTCGATGCACCCGGAGGCGAAGGAGGGCAGCCACAAGGACCTCGCCAAGGAGGTCTGGGCGATCGACCTCGCGACCAGGAAGGTGCTGAGCCGCTCGCCGGTCGAGGAACTCGCCACCATCGCGGTCGACGGCGCCGACGCCTCGGTGCTGGTCGGCCTCACCGAGGACTACCGGGTGATCCGCTACACCGTCGATCCCAAGGCCGGCTACGCGCTGACCAAGACGGTCGAGAACAAGACCACCGGCTTCTCCATGCTCGCCACGGTGACGCCGTGA
- the cobU gene encoding bifunctional adenosylcobinamide kinase/adenosylcobinamide-phosphate guanylyltransferase, with the protein MTSPPDRLTLVLGGARSGKSRQGEALVRAAGPAPWTYVATAEAFDAEMAERIARHREDRGAGWVTIEAPHDLVGALRTADAAGRPVLVDCLTLWLTNRMLADADLAAEGDALVAALAGLAVPVVAVSNEVGLGIVPDNALARAFRDAQGRLNQAVAARADRVLFMAAGLALRMK; encoded by the coding sequence GTGACGTCACCGCCCGATCGCCTCACCCTGGTCCTCGGCGGCGCCCGCTCCGGCAAGAGCCGACAGGGCGAGGCGCTGGTGCGCGCTGCCGGCCCGGCCCCGTGGACCTACGTCGCCACCGCCGAGGCCTTCGACGCGGAGATGGCCGAGCGCATCGCCCGCCACCGCGAGGACCGCGGCGCCGGCTGGGTCACGATCGAGGCGCCGCACGACCTCGTCGGCGCGCTGCGGACCGCCGATGCGGCCGGGCGGCCGGTGCTGGTCGACTGCCTCACCCTCTGGCTCACCAACCGCATGCTCGCCGACGCCGACCTCGCCGCCGAGGGCGACGCGCTGGTCGCGGCGCTCGCCGGGCTGGCGGTGCCGGTGGTGGCGGTCTCGAACGAGGTCGGCCTCGGCATCGTGCCGGACAACGCGCTCGCCCGCGCCTTCCGCGACGCCCAGGGTCGACTCAACCAGGCGGTGGCGGCGCGGGCCGACCGGGTGCTGTTCATGGCGGCCGGGCTCGCGCTGCGCATGAAGTAG
- a CDS encoding MurR/RpiR family transcriptional regulator, protein MNAAGNGDLTIGERIREEMHRFTPTERKAAHVLLANYPVAGLETVAEFARRAAVSAPTVLRFVGRLGFSSYPDFQRALRDELDKQSQSPLMKARFAAPEAAVGGSYELFAGALAQNLAETFRHLPVAEFEAVVDALADRKRSVTTVGGRFTDSLARHLAVHLKVVRAGVTHLDGQIANWRDHLVDLGPKDLLVLFDIRRYQDDLLVFAEAAARRGVTVILFTDQWLSPVTRHARHIVSARVAVPSRWDSLTAMLGLVEALLAAVTEKTWEEASRRIAAIDAIAGRAKAAP, encoded by the coding sequence ATGAACGCGGCGGGGAACGGGGATCTCACCATCGGCGAGCGCATCCGCGAGGAGATGCACCGCTTCACGCCGACCGAGCGCAAGGCGGCCCACGTGCTGCTCGCCAACTACCCGGTCGCCGGCCTCGAGACGGTGGCCGAGTTCGCCCGCCGGGCGGCGGTCAGCGCGCCGACGGTGCTGCGCTTCGTCGGCCGGCTCGGCTTCTCGAGCTATCCCGACTTCCAGCGGGCCCTGCGCGACGAACTCGACAAGCAGAGCCAGTCGCCGTTGATGAAGGCCCGCTTCGCCGCGCCGGAGGCGGCGGTCGGCGGCTCCTACGAATTGTTCGCCGGGGCGTTGGCGCAGAATCTCGCCGAGACCTTCCGCCACCTGCCGGTCGCCGAGTTCGAGGCGGTGGTCGACGCGCTCGCCGACCGCAAGCGCAGCGTCACCACGGTCGGCGGCCGCTTCACCGATTCCCTCGCCCGCCACCTCGCCGTCCACCTCAAGGTGGTCCGTGCCGGCGTCACCCACCTCGACGGCCAGATCGCCAACTGGCGCGACCATCTGGTCGACCTCGGACCGAAGGACCTCCTGGTGCTGTTCGACATCCGCCGATACCAGGACGACCTGCTGGTTTTCGCCGAGGCGGCGGCACGGCGCGGCGTGACGGTGATCCTGTTCACCGACCAGTGGCTGTCGCCGGTGACGCGGCACGCCCGCCACATCGTCTCGGCGCGGGTCGCGGTGCCTTCGCGCTGGGATTCGCTCACCGCCATGCTCGGCCTCGTCGAGGCGCTGCTCGCCGCCGTCACCGAGAAGACCTGGGAGGAGGCGAGCCGGCGCATCGCCGCCATCGACGCCATCGCCGGCCGCGCCAAGGCGGCGCCGTGA
- a CDS encoding N-formylglutamate amidohydrolase, which yields MSEPTCQPFAVENETGRAPVVIVVDHASNHIPPPWGDLGLGPAEREAHIAWDPGALPVARAMARILDAPLFAATVSRLVLDLNRPTGSSTLIPAVSETTAIPGNANLSDADRERRLAEVYRPYHAALEAFVEASAAVHGHRLAVVAVHTFTPVYKGVARALHAGILFDRDERLGRGVVDELRKEAGLVIEANQPYSPSDEVYWTLDRHAVSRGLMNVMIEIRNDELRTEGARLAWAQRLSGAIARTMGTA from the coding sequence GTGTCCGAGCCAACTTGTCAACCGTTCGCGGTCGAGAACGAGACCGGCCGTGCGCCGGTCGTGATCGTGGTCGACCACGCCTCGAACCACATCCCGCCGCCCTGGGGCGACCTCGGCCTCGGCCCGGCCGAGCGCGAGGCCCACATCGCCTGGGATCCCGGTGCGCTGCCGGTGGCGCGCGCCATGGCGCGGATCCTCGACGCGCCCCTGTTCGCCGCCACGGTGTCGCGCCTCGTGCTCGACCTCAACCGCCCGACCGGCTCGTCGACGCTGATCCCGGCGGTGAGCGAGACGACGGCGATCCCGGGCAACGCGAACCTCTCCGACGCCGACCGCGAGCGCCGTCTCGCCGAGGTCTACCGGCCCTACCACGCCGCGCTCGAGGCCTTCGTCGAGGCCAGCGCGGCGGTCCACGGTCACCGCCTCGCGGTGGTCGCGGTGCACACCTTCACGCCCGTCTACAAGGGCGTGGCGCGCGCCTTGCACGCCGGCATCCTGTTCGATCGCGACGAGCGGCTCGGCCGCGGGGTCGTCGACGAACTGCGCAAGGAGGCCGGCCTCGTGATCGAGGCCAACCAGCCCTACAGCCCGTCCGACGAGGTCTACTGGACGCTCGACCGGCACGCGGTGTCGCGGGGGCTGATGAACGTGATGATCGAGATCCGCAATGACGAGTTGCGGACCGAGGGCGCCCGGCTCGCCTGGGCGCAGCGACTGTCCGGCGCGATAGCCCGAACCATGGGCACCGCCTGA
- a CDS encoding amino acid permease — protein sequence MAGAKDDYTDHDKKADVHHLHSMGYAQELERRMSQFSNFAISFSIICILSGGINSLAQATSGAGGIGIGIGWPLGCAISGLFALALAQISSAYPTAGGLYHWGSILGNRFTGWLAAWLNLLGLVTVLGAINVGTYYFFFGAFGGALGMEDTLVNRVIFLALITGLQALINHFGIALTAKLTDFSGYLIFVTAIVLAVVCLASAPSYDFARLFTFKNYSGDAGAGVWPQVSDSWVFLLGLLLPIYTITGYDASAHTSEETMKAATSVPRGMVSSVLWASLFGYVMLCGFVLMIPDMDQAAAQGWNVFFWAMDAQVNPTLKQVLYLAIFVSQFLCGLATVTSVSRMIFAFARDGGLPASKALSTVSPKHRTPVTAIWTGAILSVLFVWFTSEITIAGASAYSIVVSCTVIFLFLSFAVPIGLGIVTAGTAKWPKMGPWNLGVGTFKLISVLALVAMVVIFLIGVQPPNDWALWITVGFLVITAVVWFAFENRRFQGPPIGDVIKKRQAEIAAAEKAVGEI from the coding sequence ATGGCTGGCGCTAAAGACGACTACACGGATCACGACAAGAAGGCGGACGTACACCACCTTCACTCGATGGGATACGCGCAGGAACTCGAGCGGCGGATGAGCCAGTTCTCGAATTTCGCGATCTCCTTCTCGATCATCTGCATCCTGTCCGGCGGCATCAACTCGCTGGCGCAGGCGACGTCGGGTGCCGGCGGCATCGGGATCGGCATCGGCTGGCCGCTCGGCTGCGCCATCTCCGGCCTGTTCGCCCTCGCGCTCGCCCAGATCTCGTCGGCCTATCCGACGGCCGGCGGCCTCTATCACTGGGGCTCGATCCTCGGCAACCGCTTCACCGGCTGGCTCGCCGCGTGGCTGAACCTGCTCGGCCTCGTCACCGTGCTCGGTGCCATCAACGTCGGCACCTACTACTTCTTCTTCGGCGCCTTCGGCGGCGCCCTCGGCATGGAGGACACCCTGGTCAACCGGGTGATCTTCCTCGCGCTGATCACCGGTCTGCAGGCCCTGATCAACCACTTCGGCATCGCCCTCACCGCCAAGCTCACGGACTTCTCGGGCTACCTGATCTTCGTCACCGCGATCGTGCTGGCCGTGGTCTGCCTCGCGTCGGCGCCGTCCTACGACTTCGCGCGGTTGTTCACCTTCAAGAACTACTCTGGCGACGCCGGTGCCGGCGTCTGGCCGCAGGTGTCCGACAGCTGGGTGTTCCTGCTCGGCCTGCTGCTGCCGATCTACACCATCACCGGCTACGACGCCTCGGCACACACCTCCGAGGAGACCATGAAGGCCGCCACTTCGGTGCCGCGCGGCATGGTGTCGTCGGTGCTGTGGGCGTCCCTGTTCGGCTACGTCATGCTGTGCGGTTTCGTGCTCATGATCCCCGACATGGATCAGGCCGCCGCGCAGGGCTGGAACGTCTTCTTCTGGGCGATGGACGCGCAGGTCAACCCGACCCTGAAGCAGGTGCTCTATCTCGCCATCTTCGTCTCGCAGTTCCTTTGCGGTCTGGCGACGGTGACCTCGGTGTCGCGCATGATCTTCGCCTTCGCCCGCGACGGCGGCCTGCCGGCGTCGAAGGCCCTGTCGACGGTCAGCCCGAAGCACCGCACCCCGGTGACCGCGATCTGGACCGGCGCGATCCTGTCGGTGCTGTTCGTCTGGTTCACCTCCGAGATCACGATCGCCGGCGCTTCGGCCTATTCCATCGTGGTCAGCTGCACCGTCATCTTCCTGTTCCTGTCCTTCGCCGTGCCGATCGGCCTCGGCATCGTCACGGCGGGAACCGCCAAGTGGCCGAAGATGGGGCCGTGGAACCTCGGCGTCGGCACGTTCAAGCTGATTTCCGTCCTGGCGCTGGTCGCGATGGTGGTGATCTTCCTGATCGGCGTGCAGCCGCCGAACGACTGGGCGCTGTGGATCACCGTCGGCTTCCTGGTGATCACCGCCGTCGTCTGGTTCGCCTTCGAGAACCGCCGCTTCCAGGGCCCGCCGATCGGCGACGTCATCAAGAAGCGTCAGGCCGAGATCGCGGCCGCCGAAAAGGCCGTCGGCGAAATCTGA
- a CDS encoding glutamine synthetase family protein encodes MPGNLTIDELKQEVAAGAIDTVNVVFIDMQGRLMGKRFHAAHFLDAHDETHACNYLLTVDIDMEPVPGYKAASWSKGYGDFVLKPDLATLRRTPWLPGTALVICDVQDHHHHDLPHSPRALLKKQIARLDAKGWKAYMASELEFYLFDETYASAGEKNWKQLKTFTSYIEDYGILPTTMEEPFMREIRNKLSAAGIRVENSKGEWGPGQEEINVRYADALTMADEHAIMKTGIKEMAHLQGKAVTFMSKYAYDLAGSSCHVHQSIWSKDGAPLFLDKAAEFGMSALMRQYLAGLLVHAREITWFLAPYINSYKRFQVGTFAPTKAIWSHDNRTAGFRLVGEETKAIRAECRIGGADINPHLAYAAMMAAGLAGIEGGYELEPAFTGDAYHGAGIREIPKTLREAIETLKGSEMLRKAFGDDVIEHYVHTAEWEQFEYDRRITDWELKRGFERY; translated from the coding sequence ATGCCCGGCAACCTGACGATCGACGAACTGAAGCAGGAGGTCGCCGCAGGCGCGATCGACACCGTCAACGTGGTCTTCATCGACATGCAGGGCCGCCTGATGGGCAAGCGGTTCCACGCCGCCCACTTCCTCGACGCCCACGACGAGACCCACGCCTGCAACTACCTGCTGACCGTCGACATCGACATGGAGCCGGTGCCCGGCTACAAGGCGGCGAGCTGGTCGAAGGGCTACGGCGACTTCGTGCTGAAGCCCGACCTCGCCACCCTGCGCCGCACGCCCTGGCTGCCCGGCACCGCGCTGGTGATCTGCGACGTCCAGGACCATCACCACCACGACCTGCCGCACTCGCCGCGCGCGCTCCTGAAGAAGCAGATCGCTCGCCTCGACGCCAAGGGTTGGAAGGCCTACATGGCCTCCGAGCTCGAGTTCTACCTGTTCGACGAGACCTACGCCTCGGCCGGCGAGAAGAACTGGAAGCAGCTCAAGACCTTCACCTCCTACATCGAGGACTACGGCATCCTGCCGACCACGATGGAGGAGCCGTTCATGCGGGAGATCCGCAACAAGCTCTCCGCCGCCGGCATCCGCGTCGAGAATTCCAAGGGCGAATGGGGTCCGGGGCAGGAGGAGATCAACGTCCGCTACGCCGACGCCCTCACGATGGCCGACGAGCACGCCATCATGAAGACCGGCATCAAGGAGATGGCCCACCTGCAGGGCAAGGCCGTCACCTTCATGTCCAAGTACGCCTACGACCTCGCCGGCTCGTCCTGCCACGTCCACCAGTCGATCTGGTCCAAGGACGGCGCGCCGCTGTTCCTCGACAAGGCCGCCGAGTTCGGCATGTCCGCGCTGATGCGGCAGTATCTCGCCGGCCTCCTCGTCCACGCCCGCGAGATCACCTGGTTCCTGGCGCCCTACATCAACAGCTACAAGCGTTTCCAGGTCGGCACCTTCGCGCCCACCAAGGCGATCTGGAGCCACGACAACCGCACCGCCGGCTTCCGCCTCGTCGGCGAGGAGACCAAGGCGATCCGCGCCGAGTGCCGCATCGGCGGCGCCGACATCAACCCGCATCTCGCCTACGCGGCGATGATGGCGGCCGGCCTCGCCGGCATCGAGGGCGGCTACGAGCTCGAGCCTGCCTTCACCGGCGACGCCTACCACGGCGCCGGCATCCGCGAGATCCCGAAGACGCTGCGCGAGGCGATCGAGACGCTGAAGGGCTCGGAAATGCTGCGCAAGGCCTTCGGCGACGACGTGATCGAGCACTACGTCCACACCGCCGAGTGGGAGCAGTTCGAATACGACCGCCGCATCACCGACTGGGAGCTGAAGCGCGGCTTCGAGCGGTATTGA
- a CDS encoding type II toxin-antitoxin system VapC family toxin, with amino-acid sequence MPDPLLVDTCAAIWILEDGPLSPASITALDTAFDQGLATFVSTVTAWEIGMLLSKGRLTMRRNALSSYRMLLDDAGMTEHAMTPEILIASSNLPGTPPRDSFDRIVVATARTSRLTILTRDRLILGYAEAGHVAAIAC; translated from the coding sequence GTGCCTGACCCTCTGCTCGTCGACACCTGCGCGGCGATCTGGATCCTCGAGGACGGACCGTTGTCGCCGGCGAGCATCACCGCCTTGGACACGGCGTTCGACCAGGGTCTCGCGACCTTCGTGTCGACCGTGACGGCGTGGGAGATCGGAATGCTGCTGTCGAAGGGGCGTCTCACGATGCGCCGTAACGCACTGTCGTCCTATCGGATGCTGCTCGACGACGCGGGCATGACCGAACACGCCATGACGCCGGAGATCCTGATCGCCTCATCGAACCTGCCGGGAACCCCGCCCCGCGATTCGTTCGACCGGATCGTCGTCGCGACGGCGCGGACCTCCCGCCTCACCATCCTCACGCGCGACCGCCTGATCCTCGGCTATGCCGAGGCCGGGCACGTCGCCGCCATCGCCTGTTGA
- a CDS encoding aldehyde dehydrogenase family protein, translating into MTETMKLISPVDGSLYAERPVASEAEIARVFSAARDAQKAWAALPLDTRIAYCLKALDAMLAMRAEIAEELTWQMGRPIRYTPYELNGVEVRTRHMAKIAAESLAPLDSGLENGTSGAHRKITREPLGVVFVLAPWNYPYLTTVNSVMPALMAGNTVVLKHSDQTLLVAERFQRAFDAAGLPKGVFQNVVLNHDQSGRIIASRLVDMVAFTGSVAGGEAMERAAVGKFLPINLELGGKDPAYVRPDVKMQFAIENVADGAFFNSGQCCCGIERVYVHEKVYDEFVEGIVAFAKQYVLGNPTDPSVTLGPLARARQAAFVRGQMEAAVRAGAKAHIDPKSFAADAAGTPYLAPQILTDVNHQMEFMTEETFGPAIGIMKVRDDEEAVQLMNDSRYGLTCSLWTEDLDAAEAIGARLETGTVYVNRCDYLDPALTWTGVKDTGRGASLSPLGFHGLTRPKSWYVRKAPV; encoded by the coding sequence ATGACCGAAACGATGAAGCTCATCTCCCCCGTCGACGGCTCGCTCTACGCCGAGCGGCCCGTCGCGTCCGAGGCGGAGATCGCGCGGGTGTTCTCCGCGGCCCGCGACGCCCAGAAGGCCTGGGCCGCGCTGCCGCTCGACACCCGCATCGCCTACTGCCTGAAGGCCCTCGACGCCATGCTCGCCATGCGCGCCGAGATCGCCGAGGAGCTGACCTGGCAGATGGGCCGGCCGATCCGCTACACGCCCTACGAGCTCAACGGCGTCGAGGTGCGCACCCGCCACATGGCGAAGATCGCCGCCGAGAGCCTCGCCCCGCTCGATTCCGGCCTCGAGAACGGCACCTCCGGCGCCCATCGCAAGATCACCCGCGAGCCGCTCGGCGTGGTGTTCGTGCTGGCGCCGTGGAACTACCCCTATCTCACCACCGTCAACTCTGTGATGCCCGCCCTGATGGCCGGCAACACGGTGGTGCTGAAGCACTCCGACCAGACGCTGCTGGTCGCCGAACGCTTCCAGCGGGCCTTCGACGCCGCCGGCCTGCCGAAGGGCGTCTTCCAGAACGTCGTGCTGAACCACGACCAGTCCGGACGGATCATCGCCTCGCGCCTCGTCGACATGGTCGCCTTCACCGGCTCGGTCGCCGGCGGCGAGGCGATGGAGCGCGCGGCGGTCGGCAAGTTCCTGCCGATCAACCTCGAGCTCGGCGGCAAGGACCCGGCCTACGTCCGGCCCGACGTCAAGATGCAGTTCGCGATCGAGAACGTCGCCGACGGCGCATTCTTCAACTCGGGACAGTGCTGCTGCGGCATCGAGCGCGTCTACGTCCACGAGAAGGTCTACGACGAGTTCGTCGAGGGCATCGTCGCCTTCGCCAAGCAATACGTGCTCGGCAACCCGACCGACCCGTCCGTGACGCTCGGGCCGCTGGCCCGTGCCCGTCAGGCCGCCTTCGTGCGCGGCCAGATGGAGGCCGCGGTGCGCGCCGGCGCCAAGGCGCACATCGACCCGAAGTCCTTCGCCGCCGACGCGGCCGGCACGCCCTACCTTGCCCCGCAGATCCTCACCGACGTGAACCACCAGATGGAGTTCATGACCGAGGAGACCTTCGGCCCTGCCATCGGCATCATGAAGGTGCGCGACGACGAGGAGGCGGTGCAGCTGATGAACGACAGCCGCTACGGCCTGACCTGCTCGCTGTGGACCGAGGACCTCGACGCCGCCGAGGCGATCGGCGCCCGCCTCGAGACCGGCACGGTCTACGTCAACCGCTGCGACTATCTCGACCCCGCCCTGACCTGGACCGGCGTCAAGGACACCGGCCGCGGCGCCTCGCTGTCGCCGCTCGGCTTCCACGGCCTGACCCGGCCGAAGAGCTGGTACGTCCGCAAGGCCCCGGTCTGA